From uncultured Pseudodesulfovibrio sp.:
TGCAGCAACTTCTGAATCTGCTGCTTCACGGTCTCGTAGTCCAGTCCATCGTAACGGATGAACGGAGCGAGGTAGGTATCCACGTTGTTGAACGCCTGTGCTCCGGCCCATTCGTTCTGGAGAGTGCCGAGGAAGTTGACGATTTGTCCGCAGGCTGCATCAAAGTGCTTGGCCGGTGTGGATGAACAACGGTCGCGTAAGTTGAAGCCTTCCAGCAACAGGTCGCGCAGGCTCCATCCTGAGCAGTAACCGGCCAGACCAAAGGAAAGGTCGTGGATGTGGAAGTAGCCGTGAGTGTGGGCCATACGGACTTCTTCAGGGTATTTTTCCAGCATGTACCGCGCTTGAACCGCGCCAGCCATGTGCAGAATGAGTCCCTGATAGGAGTGGACCATGTTGGAGTTTTCACTCACACGCCAGTCCACGTTGTCGAGGTAGCTTTCCGTGACACCGGAGATGTCCAGATAGGCCTCGTTCTGTGTGCGCAGTTCCCTGCGTTTTTCTCTGTATATGATGTAGCGTTCAGCGACCTTGTACAGGCGGGCTTCCATGAGCACCTGCTGTACAGTATCCTGCACCTGTTCCTGTTCTGGAACATCAACGCCGTCGAGCTTTTTTTCTACTTTTCCAGCCAGTCGGCTGGCGAGCAGCGGGTCTTTGATGCCGCTTCCTTTAAGTGCTTTGAAAATGGCGTCACCGATGCGTTTGGTTGACCATGTTTCGATACAACCATCACGTTTTTGAATCTGAATTGGCATAAATTTCCTGTGGCAAACAGTGGGATGCGGATGAGATCGACACCGAGGATTGTCGGCGTCGCGTTGTTTGCCCCGTTGCCGTTGTGATTGACGCGGCAGGACCGCTGAAAATCAGGCAACTATGTTGTCTGGTATGAACTTTCTTGTCTGTAAACGGGCTCCGCGGACCGTCACCGACAGAAACGCTTCAGGTAGGTCTTCTGGCTCTCCCCGTTCGTTCCGCCTTCCCGCTAAAGCAGTGGCTTGATGGAACAAAATACAAGAGGATTACAGCGGCGGGACCGCTCCGGCTTTACACCGGATTCCCTGTTATGGCCTACCGGCCACCTGAAGGACATCGTGATTTGGAGAACCTATCTGAAGCTCGGATTGAGTGCAAGACTGAAGGCGTCCTGTGGGGCTATCTGGTTACTCTTTCTGAGTACTGATTTTGCCTAAAAAGAAAAACAATAGTAATAATATTGAGGCACTAGCTGTAGCTAATAATAGTTTTATTTTGGAGTCAGATAATAGAATGAAAAAAATACCGATGCCGAACAAAAAGACCCCACCCCACAGGATTGTAGGGAGTAATAGGCCTTCTAGCCTGCCTTTATTTTTATGTTTTGAAGGATGCAGTTCATTTAATAAAAATTGGCTTTGTGCCGAGGCGAGTTGCGTGAAGTCGGGTGCATTCTCTTTTGTTTTTTCCTTTTGGTGTTCATAGTTCAGATTGTAGAAAATATTGGGCTTAATATCTATCTTGATCGTTATCGATTCTTTCTTGAGAACTTCTCTTTTTGTCTTGAATTGAGCCAATGCATTTTCTGGTATGTTTTTAATCATCCCGTATTTCATTATCAGGCTTTTTGTCCCGCTTTTTACTCCATCCCATGGTTTGCCCCAGTCCCAACCAAGGGGGCTTAGAGAATTCAAAAAAAGGCAAATTTGTTCTTCATTAGAAAGCTGTGCTCTGAGTATTTTAATATATTTTCTTTTTTCATTTTGATTGATGCACGTCGACTTATCAACAAATCGAATACAATGATATAAGTGTCTGAAATAGTGACCAAGGCGTGAAACGTGGCCTCCAAGGTAGACAATACTATTATTGCTCTCATTCTCAAGAAAAACGGGCCATGATTTGACGTTTCCCCATAAAGAGTTGGGCGTGACTCGTTTCATTTCGTATAATTCGTCAATGATCTTTTGGGAATCACGTCCTGTCAGTTTGTCTAGTTGAGGTTTTAAACTCGCTTGGGTCATGCCCCCCACTCCAAAGAATGTTGCCAAGTAGGCCACTGGAATTGCTTTATCTTGAACGTCTGGGTGGTTTCCTATTTTGGCATATGCATGACAAAACTGATCAATGACTTCGATAAAGACTCTTCGTCCTGTAATTTCCTCTCTGTATCGAGGACTGTGATGGACCATTTCTTCCACATTTTTACGGTGGAGTTGGACCATTTGGAAAAATTGGGTTTCAAATTGTTGAACCGTATAATTTTTTTGCTGTTTTATTAAAGTTGCAAAAAGCAAAAGTGCGCTAGCTAGTACAAAAAGGCTGCCACTCACTCCATCTACCAAAGAACCCAAATTATAAGATTCAGAGGGGATTGATATCCAATATTTAGAAAGGAATATGGATTTATATAAGATGGTTATGTAGAAAAGCACACCAAAAGTAATAGTTAGAATGGCTCCCCCTATAAATGCGCAGTGCATAATTGAAGTTTTTCCGTGATGTTTTCTATCTGTTAACCAGTTATTTTGTTTTTTCTCTCGCATCATAGCCTCTGAAGAGTGAATGTGTTCTAAATATTTGAGGAAAGTAAATTAGCCAAAATTATTAGCCTATATTTTTTTTGATGTGAAGTCAGGAATAGCTTGTATGGGACGTGTGAGGTGATTTTTGTCTATTTTTTATAGCGTATGGCGTCCCAAATTTTTGAATATAAGTGGAAGGTAGACTTATCAGTTGACTCCCCTTAATATATTGGTCATAGAGCACGCCGCTTGAGAGTTCGCATATTTATGGGCGCCAGTTCGACGTTCCTGTTTTCAGTCCTTCGTCTTGTTCTTCATAATGTATCGCTTCCATTTCAGCTGACAGCCTTACCCGGCTCGCCAACTATGTTTGCATCTGGGAATTTCCCGGTGCTTTTCCATTGCTGTTGCCTTTGTTCGTAACATCAATATCATTCGAGTATTCCAGAGGATTTTTTGTGGAAACAAGCCACTCTTTTGTCGCAAAATTGGAAGGCAGTGCCCAAGCCGATATTTTTTCCGGGCTGACCGTAGCTCTGGCCCTTGTCCCCGAAGCCGTTGCTTTTTCGTTTGTCGCTGGCGTGTCACCCATGGTCGGTCTGTATGGCGCATTCATGATGTGTTTGATTACCGCCGTGCTCGGTGGGCGTCCGGGCATGATTTCCGGTGCCACAGGCGCTATGGCCGTTGTCATGGTCAACCTTGTGCTCGAAGGCAACGCCCTTGGCGGAGCCGGTTCACATGCCGGCCTTCAGTATCTTTTCTTCACGTTGCTGCTCGTCGGGATATTTCAGATTCTCGCGGGTGTCTTTCGTCTCGGCAAATTTATTCGCATGGTGCCGCGATCCGTCATGATGGGTTTTGTCAACGGACTGGCCATCGTTATCTTTTTGTCTCAGTTGAAGATGTTTCAAACCGGTGGCGAGTGGTTGCAGGGTGAGCCTCTGTGGGTCATGGCTGGCCTCGTGGCTTTGACCATGGCAATTTTGTATGCCGTTCCCAAAGTTTACAAGAAGGCCCCCGGTGCGCTCATCGCCATTATTTCCGTTTCGCTGTTGGTTATCTTCAACCATATTGACACCCAGACCGTGCTTTCTTTTATCCAAGCCAATGGCGGTTCCGGCATCAAGGCTGGACTGCCGACATTCGCCATACCGACCGTGCCCTTCACATGGGAAACCCTTGTGTTCGTCGTTCCCTATGCGCTCATTTTGGCGGCTATCGGGCTGATCGAGTCACTGATGACTCTGTCGCTTATCGATGAGTTGACTGAGACTCGCGGGTCCGGCAACCGGGAGTGCATGGCGCAGGGAGTCGCCAACTTCGTCAATGGAATGTTCGGCGGGATGGGAGGTTGTGCCATGATCGGGCAGAGCATCATCAATATCACCTCGGGCGGGCGAGGGCGTCTGTCCGGTATTGTTGCGGCAGGTGCATTGCTGTTCTTCATTCTGTTCACCTCACAATATATAGAACAGATTCCTATTGCCGCTCTGGTCGGCGTGATGTTCATCGTGGTCATCAAGACCTTTGCATGGAGCACGTTCAACATCGTGAACAAGATTCCCAAGTGGGACGTACTGGTTATCGTGTTGGTGACTGTACTGACTGTGAAGTACGATTTGGCCATCGCGGTTATTTGTGGTGTCATTATCTCGGCTCTGATTTTTGCATGGAAAAACGCCCTGCGGATTCGCGCTCGGAAGATGGTGGATGAACACGGAATCAAGCATTATCAGATTTACGGTCCGCTGTTTTTCGCCTCTACCGCGCTTTTTCTGAGCAAGTTTGACGTGATCAACGACCCGGATGAAGTCATCATCGACTTTCAGGAATCCCGGATCATGGATCAATCAGCCATCGAAGCCATTAATAAGATTGCCGCGTTGTATCATCGTGCAGGCAAGTCCGTTCATCTTTGGCATCTCAGTGCCGATTGTATTCGTCTCATCAAGCGGGCTGAAAAGATCTGCGTTGTGAATGTGCTGAAAGACCCGGACTATTTCGTCGGCATAGATGATTACCGGCAATATCAGGAAAATCTTGAATTTGAATCATTGTAAAATGAAGGCCTGAGGCCTGCAAAAAAGATCAGATTTTGACGAATGAAAAATATACGTCGGGTCTGATCTTTTTTTGTGCTTTGCTTTCAATCCTTTTCAGGCGTTTGTATGAAAGATAAATCAAAAATCCTGTTGTCTTGGCTATACGTCAGGCGTAGGTATGTTTTTAATTGCAGGGTGTTCTTCGCGTTATGCCCTGTGAAAGGAATTTGGAGTTCTCGTCCAGACGTTGCGTTATGCGGTGTAACCCCGATTGGCCGGATGCAGATGTCGGCAGTGAGGCGTTACAAAATGTCAACGCGCTAATTTCTTTATTAAGGAGTCGCACATGCGAAAACTGATGCTCTCTACAATTCTTGCTCTCTCCTTCATGTTGTCTTTTTCTCTTCCTGCTCTTGCAGGCAGCCCTGTTAAAACATTGCCTGGAGATATCACACTCGCTCAAGCTCAGACCATTTTGACGGCTGCGCTCAAGAAGGCCGAGGCTATCAAGGTCCCGATGAATATCGCCAT
This genomic window contains:
- a CDS encoding putative phage abortive infection protein, yielding MREKKQNNWLTDRKHHGKTSIMHCAFIGGAILTITFGVLFYITILYKSIFLSKYWISIPSESYNLGSLVDGVSGSLFVLASALLLFATLIKQQKNYTVQQFETQFFQMVQLHRKNVEEMVHHSPRYREEITGRRVFIEVIDQFCHAYAKIGNHPDVQDKAIPVAYLATFFGVGGMTQASLKPQLDKLTGRDSQKIIDELYEMKRVTPNSLWGNVKSWPVFLENESNNSIVYLGGHVSRLGHYFRHLYHCIRFVDKSTCINQNEKRKYIKILRAQLSNEEQICLFLNSLSPLGWDWGKPWDGVKSGTKSLIMKYGMIKNIPENALAQFKTKREVLKKESITIKIDIKPNIFYNLNYEHQKEKTKENAPDFTQLASAQSQFLLNELHPSKHKNKGRLEGLLLPTILWGGVFLFGIGIFFILLSDSKIKLLLATASASILLLLFFFLGKISTQKE
- a CDS encoding SulP family inorganic anion transporter, with the protein product METSHSFVAKLEGSAQADIFSGLTVALALVPEAVAFSFVAGVSPMVGLYGAFMMCLITAVLGGRPGMISGATGAMAVVMVNLVLEGNALGGAGSHAGLQYLFFTLLLVGIFQILAGVFRLGKFIRMVPRSVMMGFVNGLAIVIFLSQLKMFQTGGEWLQGEPLWVMAGLVALTMAILYAVPKVYKKAPGALIAIISVSLLVIFNHIDTQTVLSFIQANGGSGIKAGLPTFAIPTVPFTWETLVFVVPYALILAAIGLIESLMTLSLIDELTETRGSGNRECMAQGVANFVNGMFGGMGGCAMIGQSIINITSGGRGRLSGIVAAGALLFFILFTSQYIEQIPIAALVGVMFIVVIKTFAWSTFNIVNKIPKWDVLVIVLVTVLTVKYDLAIAVICGVIISALIFAWKNALRIRARKMVDEHGIKHYQIYGPLFFASTALFLSKFDVINDPDEVIIDFQESRIMDQSAIEAINKIAALYHRAGKSVHLWHLSADCIRLIKRAEKICVVNVLKDPDYFVGIDDYRQYQENLEFESL